The sequence AATGATCAAAACTtcagaaaattcaaagttttataattaattaacctATTTAAGTATTTATTACTTTAATTATGGtacttcaaccaaaaaaataaaataaagatactACCATTAATGTTCAAAGAGAATCTTGTAACTTGCATTACATTAATTGGAAAACCTCAGAATTCTATAAATGTACAACTcaaatgtttttcatattttctagaaacaattactaataaaatacaataaatgATAGAATATTATAATTAAGATTGTTGGGGAGTGTGTGTTTGGCTAGACAGAAAATGGACGAAGTACCTGCCATCCAGCTTCTATGCTGTTGAGATCTGAGCCGTCGAATGAACCGGAAAGAATCCAAATCTGGGAGAGACTGAACTCATTCACCACTTGGATTGCTGGGTCCCATACGTTTATTGTTGCTCTTGCCCCATACACTTCTTGCGCTCCAGTGTAGGCTATTGCGTGCTATAAATGTGTATACCAACAAAtcaaatagaatttaaaattgaatCCATTTAATAACCCAAAAGATAAACTCATAAAAGTATTGACTTCattgaatattaaaaaacaagaagagCTATTAAAGGGCAACAACAAGAAACACAAATCCCAACAATGAACtgaatattaataattttgaatGAAAGTCTAGAGGTTAATCTGGTGGAGGTCAAGGTAATGGAAAATAATCAAATGGTTAAAATTCAGTAAAATTCAAGgagtgaaaattttcaattttgcttttttgttgatgtgggagattttttttttctgtgtagagaaaagaaaagcaaaaacattatcttccaactttattctttacACCATTTCATGTAAGAACCCAAATAATTTAACTGAAAAGAGGAAACAAGCTATTTATTGCCTCAAAATTGAGGTGGTAGACCGTAGATCTCATTTAATGCATATTGtgtgggggaaaaaagaaagagtgatATCAACCATTACATATATTCATGGATTTCTTTCAAACTTCACcgaattaaaataattttatattttggaatgctTCCTTTACTGGGATATACATCACAtgaaatgcattaaaaaaagtCTTTCAAACTTGGATGCCGtgatttttttcaataaattgacAATGCAAGGGGGAGTTTCGAACATAaggatataaataaaaaaaccttagGTCAATATTCTCcttcctttatttattattattttttttagttttctttcccatttgatttaattaagttcatcatcaaatccaaaagaaaaagatttaagTGTACCAACCTTTTTAAAAACTTCAACTGTATTTACTTTTGGTCCAATATGGTACTTCTTATGCCTCTTACTATGTTGAAAGGAGAAGAAgtattgatttttgtttttcttactAGGTAAATAGGGGAATGGGGTTGGTGGGCTTTAAGACCCATCGTCCATATACCAAAAGAGGCACTAGAATCATTAGGTATTGCTCGAATGTCAataagaagatgatgatgatgattatgatGGTACAGCAAGGAAATGATGTAGAAGATGATAATCAAAACCAAGTCGTGCATACAAGGATTTATAGAGATAAGATATAGCATACCTCATGGCCATTGCCACTGACTACATCGGGTGCATCAGTGCGCCTAGTAAGAGAAACCCTACGTTGCTTCTTCCCAAAGTCAAACAAAGACTTGGCTCTTAATACATCATGCATTGTGCTTCGCCGTATGGGAACCGTTCCTCTTGGACATCGTGTACCATTTTGGTGCCACATTTGCCATGCACCTTTCACTACTTCATTACTCTTCTCATCTCTCACCCCATCTTCTTTCATCATTCTCACTTTGGGCATCTCTTGAGGATGTCTCTGTGACATTAACACAATGATAATCCTCattataacaaataattatgtatttgagagaaaagaaaaaggaaaagagagagagagagaaagtaaggTTGGTATATATCTTTATGCTATGGCTTTTGTACCTGGATCTTGTGATTCTTTAAGAGAGGATGATCTAAAGCAGGTTGTTTTCTTTTATGGACACAATCAATGATATCTCCATCTGGGCTCTGGGAAGATTGAAAGataatatcacaaataattaaaGCAAACCATCATGAAATCTAATCAAAATATATGacagaaagaggaaaaaaaaattaataatgagaaggaatttaaattttgaacgTCTTTGTCGAAAACACACGAAGTATCAGTTGAATTACAAAGAAATGAAACACATACCTCTATGGTCATGACGGCAGGCTTGTTAATCTGGTCCAAGTGCGTCTTTATTCTTTCAAGTCTCAAGCTGCTCACTTGCCTATGTTCTGTGTAATTTAGACCCAAAACCATAGGAAATCTCCCAAGCAAGATAGCAAAACAGATAGGCAGAAGAAGAGCTAAAAACCCTCTCTTCCTTCCAACGATACCCATATCTCATTCAGTGCCAAGAAACTGGGGAaaactagaacaacattactagCAAAACCAAGAGCACAAAGCAAACCCTGACTTTTTTCTTGATATTACTAAACCCAAACACCGATACAAACAAAGAAAGGAACAAAGAAAAGGAGTTGCATTAATGGTGAGGATGGGTGGTGGGTGGAGGCTAATTAAATCATGCACAGACCCCCTTGGACTTTCAGCATCAAGGTCATCATTGCCTGCATTGGATTCAATATTTGATATActgttttaaatatttttgttctttggaaCAGCACAACTTGAAGCAAAAGAAATTTAAGAGCTGGAGGCCAGGCTTCAAAGCATTATAAAAACACAGACCTACCCAACTGAAACGAACCCCCTTTTATTGCACTCCTTCAATGTGTATCTGCCACCATACACTTTGCCATTAATATTTCTTTGAAACCGCACACACTTGCTTGCTTCTACGACTCTCTTTATCTTCCTTTCCTTCACAGTCTCCATTCCTTGGTTTcacctttttatatatagtaaaattgtAAGTACCACTCAACATGGTGAGCTTTCCATCCTTTGGTACTGCCACGTGGCATTTGTCCCACTTCTCTTTTACCTAATAATGTAGGTATATCCGAATGTGAATATGATATGTTACCACCTTCAACATACATTTAGAATTACTTAGCATTAAGTATCGATAATtataattaactttttaaatgtatgttttagttttgtttacgggggaaattttttaaaagaagctACCTATTAGAGTTGTTTTCTACTCTTCCTAAGTCATTTGCAAGTCGTAT comes from Castanea sativa cultivar Marrone di Chiusa Pesio chromosome 3, ASM4071231v1 and encodes:
- the LOC142627726 gene encoding protein neprosin, translated to MGIVGRKRGFLALLLPICFAILLGRFPMVLGLNYTEHRQVSSLRLERIKTHLDQINKPAVMTIESPDGDIIDCVHKRKQPALDHPLLKNHKIQRHPQEMPKVRMMKEDGVRDEKSNEVVKGAWQMWHQNGTRCPRGTVPIRRSTMHDVLRAKSLFDFGKKQRRVSLTRRTDAPDVVSGNGHEHAIAYTGAQEVYGARATINVWDPAIQVVNEFSLSQIWILSGSFDGSDLNSIEAGWQVSPELYGDSRPRLFTYWTSDSYQATGCYNLLCAGFVQTNSRIAIGAAISPVSSLLSNQYDITILIWKDPKLGNWWMSFGDNTLVGYWPAELFTHLADHATMVEWGGEVVNTRANGEHTSTQMGSGHFANDGFGKASYFRNLEIVDADNSLSSVEYISTLAENTNCYSIKSSSNNQWGTYFYYGGPGNNPQCP